In the Desulfuromonas sp. DDH964 genome, GCGAGTTTCTCTCGGAGAGTGACCGGCATTACCTTGCCGAACTCGGCCGGATCACCCTGCCGAATCATGATGCCAGCGCCGCCGCCCCGCTTCTCAATGAGGACGAAATCCGCAACCTGGCGGTGCCACGGGGGACCCTGACCGACGAGGAGCGACAGATCATCAACAACCATGTCAATGTCACCTACCGCATGCTGGAAGCGCTCCCCTTCCCGGAACATCTGCAGAATGTGCCGCTGATCGCAGCCGGCCACCATGAGCGGATGGATGGCAAGGGCTACCCGCAGGGGATTCCCGCCGGGCAGCTCCCGCTGCAGACACGAATCCTGGCGATTGCCGACGTATTCGAGGCCCTGACCGCCAGCGACCGCACCTACCGCAAAGCCAATACCCTCTCGCAGGCGTTGACGATCATGGCGCGGATGTGCGCCGAAGGCCACCTCGACCCGCAACTCTTCGACCTTTTTGTCCGCAGTGAGGCCTACCGGGACTACGCCCGAGCCAATTTCCAGGCGGAGCAGCACGATGCCGTCGATTCTGCCGCCCTGCGCCAGATCTATTCGCCGGCACCTGTGGAGGGAGCGTGAGCCTCGTTGTCTTCGCCCACGGTAAGGAAAGCGGCCCCTGGGGGACCAAGAGCCTCGCCCTGGCGGCCGTGGCCCGGCGTCTCGGCTGGCGCTTTCTCAGCCCCGACCTGAGCGGCACCCGGGACGCGGAAGAACGGATCGAACGGTTTCTCGACGCCCTGCCGGCAGACCCCGGCACCCTGGTCCTGATTGGTTCGAGCATGGGAGGCTACGTCGCGACCTGTGCCTCGGCGCGCCTGCGTCCCGCCGGGTTGCTGCTGCTCGCCCCGGCCTTTTATCTCCCCGGCTACCGCAACCAGGATCCCTTGCCCTGCGCCGGGCATACAGTGGTGGTGCATGGCCGGGACGATGACCTCGTCCCGCCGGCCCATGCCTGGCGCTTTGCCGAGCGCCACGGCGCCGAATTCCATCTCCTTCCCGACCAGCATCCCCTCGCCGGTTCGGTCCCGTTCCTGGAAGAGTTACTGGCCCGGCTGCTGCGGGACCTCACCCCCGGCATCCCCTTTGCCGCCCACCTTTGACAAGCGCTTCCCCCCCAGGGAAAATCGTTTCATGTCGCATCCAAAAACGGAAATGTTCGAAATCGTCGATGAGCAGGACCGGGTCATCGGTATCGCCCCGCGCTCCGCGTGCCACGGCAACCCGGCGCTGGTGCATCGGGTCGCCCATGTGCTGGTATTCCGCCCGGGAGGAGAGCTGCTGCTGCAGAAAAGGTCACGGCACAAGGATATCCAGCCCGGGAAGTGGGACACCAGCGTCGGGGGGCATCTTGACCCGGGGGAGGACTACCTGGCCGCGGCGGTCCGGGAAATGCGCGAGGAACTTGGCCTCCGCGATCTCCCCCTGACTTTCCTCTACAGGTCACGCATCCGGAACGAGATCGAGTCGGAGAATGTCGCCACCTACCTCGCTCTCCATGCGGGCGCGATCCGGTTTGCAGCGGAGGAGATCGAGGAGGTACGGTTCTGGCGGGGAGCGGAAATCGATGCGGCGCTCGGCAGCGGCCTTTTCACCCCCAACTTCGAAATGGAGTGGCGGCTGTTTCTGGACTGGTACCGACGGCGGCTGGGGAGAACGCCAACCGGCATCACCGGCGGCGCGGACTTCGCTGAACTGCTGCGCGAGGTGATCGAGAGCGAAGGAGAACGCTGACGGATCAGTCGAGCAGGGGGAGGGTGAACACGAACCGGCTCCCACCTGCCGGGCCGAGCGGAGATTCGACCCAGATCCGACCGCCGTGGAGGTGGATGATTTCCTGGCAGATCGCCAGCCCCAGACCGGTCCCCTTGCGAAACGGGCCCCGGCTTGGCAACTGCTGGAATTTGCCGAACAGCAGTTTCTGCAATTCGACCGGGATCCCTTCGCCGGTATCGGTCACGCTGACCTGGAGCAAATCACTCTCCGCGCCGCCCGGCAGGCTGGTGGAGACAACGACGCGGCCATCGGCGGGGGTGAACTTGGCTGCATTGCTGAGCAGGTTGGCAAAAACCCGGACCAGCTGTTTGCCATCGGCGAGGAGGTAGGGGAGCTCTTCGGGAATCTCGAGTTCGACCTGGATCGACTTTTCCGCGAAGAGTGGACTGAGGTCGGCGAGAGTTTTTTCCAGCAGTGGCATCAGCTGCAGGGGCGAAGAGTGCAGTTTGAGCTTTCCCGCTTCGAGTTTGGAGAGGTCGAGGATGTCCTCGATCAGGGCAAGCAGCCGGTCACAACCGCTTTCGACATTGCCGAGTGCGTTTTTCTGCTCGGTATTGATGTCGCCGTATATCCCCTCGGCAAGGATATTGGTGAAGCCGCGAATGCTGGTCAGGGGAGCCCGCAGGTCATGGACCAGCATGGAGACGAAATCGGCCTTGACCTGTTCGATCTCGCGGGTCTTGCGCAGGTAGCCGATGACGATCTGGAGACGGTCGGCGACTATGGTCAGGGAATGGCGGCTGCCATCGGTAAGCTTGACGGCGCCGTCATGAAACAGGGCGAGCCGGGTCCCCTGGTCGCTGATCGGCAGGGTGTGGAGCAATTGCAGCCCGTCCCCAAGGGGTGAAGTTTCCGGATCGTCCGGCGGTACCAGGATTTCCCGCACCTGGGCGGAAGCTTCCTTCCGTTCCGAGGCGGCCCAGGTCTGTTCGCGGATGGCGGCCAGCGCTGCCTCGCCGAGTGGGGCAACCGAGTGGATGGCGAGTAAATATTTGTCGTCACCGTCGGCGAAAAGCAGACTTGCGGCACTGTGGCGGCAGATCACCGAGAGGAAGCGCAACACCTCACTGACCAGTTGGTCGCCGTCGTGGGCGAGACCCGTCAGCTTGAGGATCTCGTTGGAAATGGTCGACTCGTAGAGGAGGCGGTCGAGGATTGTCGTTACCCGGGACTGGATATCTTCACTGCTCAGATCCCGGGATTTGCTCGGCAGCCGGCGCAGCCCCTGCGGCGCCCGGTGCAGGGCCAACTCGGTAACGGTGTCGAGGATCGGATCGAGGTCGGTGGTTTTTTCGAGGTAACGGTCGGCGCCGGCCTTTTCCCCCCAGAAACGGTCGTGGCGTTCGCGCAGGTTGGTCAAAAGAATGATCGGGATCGCCGCCGTCAGGGGGTCGTTCTTCAACAGCCGGCAGAGATGGTATCCATTCAGCTCCGGCATCAGGACATCGGAAAGGATCAGCCCGGGGGGAGAGTGGTAGACCCGGGTCATCGCCTCGATGCCGTTGCTGGCCGTCTCGACCTGGAACCCGCGATTCTGAAGCGCGTCCCGGAGGATTGCAAGTTGCGTTTCGCTGTCGTCGACAACCAGGATTGGCGCGAATCTATTCAATGGATCCTCCATTGTCATTGCAGACCCGGTTCACCCGAAAAAGTGGACGCGGGCGAAAACCAACCAAAAAAGCAAGTCATTGTAAAGACTTCAATAGCGATTAGTCAAGCAACTCGGCGGCCTGGCGGGCGCGGATAATAATTTGGCAATGACCGTGCGCAGGCAGTAGGCGTGCCCGCTTTTTGGTCAGGCTCTTTCCGCCCTGCTCAAATTATGGGCATCAGGCCTGCCCGGTGGCGGAAACTGGGACGACGATTTGCCGGAACGTGAACAAATCCATGTGGTTGCCCATGGCTTGCGGTAATCGCCGTTTTGGCAAGCTATTTGCTCTTATGCAGTTCCGTTGTGAAAAATTGATAGTTGTCCAACACCTGATGGGTGGCTATACTGAGCATTCTGCAACTGTATCAGGCGTCCTATAATCCATACCGGGGAGGTAGCTGCGATGAGAAAAGTTGAGGCGATCATCAAGCCTTTCAAACTCGACGAGGTCAAGGAAGCGTTGAACGAGATCGGTATCCAGGGGATTACCGTCAGCGAGGTCAAGGGGTTCGGACGGCAGAAAGGGCACACGGAGCTTTACCGTGGTGCCGAATACGTCGTTGATTTCATCCCCAAGATCAAGATGGAGATCATCGTTCGCGACGACATGGTCAGCAAGGTGGTCGATACCATCGCGGAAGCGGCCAAAACCGGACGGATCGGGGACGGCAAGATTTTCGTTACCCCGGTCGACGAGATTCTGCGCATCCGTACCGGTGAACGCGGCGACGACGCCCTCTAGTTTTCAGGGGGGCAGACTGTTACTGCCTGGGCGCCCCCGGGGCGGGACGGCCAGGATTTTACTCTTACCCAGCCAAAGGAGAAGGAACCATGACCCCCAAGGATGTTGTTGCTTTTGCAAAAGAAAACAATGCCCAGATGATCGACTACAAATTCCTCGATTTCGTCGGGATCTGGCAGCATTTTTCGGTTCCGGTGACTGAATTCAGCGAAGATACCTTTGAAGAAGGGATCGGCTTTGACGGTTCCTCGATCCGCGGCTGGCAGCCGATCCACAACAGCGACATGCTGCTGATGCCCGATCCGATGACCGCCAAGATCGACCCCTTTATCGAAGTGACCACCCTCAGCCTGATCTGCGACGTCATCGACCCGATCACCCGCGAAGGTTACACCCGCGACCCCCGCTTCATCGCCAAGAAGGCCGAAGCCTATCTGAAATCGTCCGGCATTGCCGATACCGCCTATTTCGGGCCGGAGCCGGAATTCTTCATCTTTGACGACATCCGCTACGGGTCCAGCGCCAACGAGTCCTTCTACAGCATCGATTCGGTCGAGGGGGCCTGGAACACCGGCCGCGAGGAGTATCCCAACCTCGGTTACAAGCCGCGCCACAAGGAAGGTTATTTCCCCTGCGCCCCGACCGACTCCCACGTCGACCTGCGCAATGAGATGGTCCAGGTGCTGCAGAGCGTCGGCATGCGGATCGAAGCTGCCCACCACGAAGTCGCCACCGGCGGTCAGAACGAAATCGACATGCGCTTCGACTCGCTGCTGAAGATGGGCGATACCCTGCAGTGGTTCAAGTACATCGTCAAGAACGTCGCGGTCCGTAACGGCAAGACCGTCACCTTCATGCCCAAGCCTCTCTATGGCGACAACGGCTCGGGGATGCACTGCCACCAGTCTCTCTGGAAGGATGGCACCAACCTCTTCGCCGGGGACGGCTACGGCGGCCTGTCGAAGATGGCCATGTACTACATCGGCGGCATCATGAAGCACGCCAAGGCCCTCTGCGCCTTTACCAATCCGAGCGTCAACTCCTACAAGCGCCTGGTCCCCGGCTTCGAAGCCCCGGTCAACCTCGCCTACTCCAACCGCAACCGCTCCGCCTCGCTGCGGATTCCGGTCACCAGCAACCCGAAATCGAAACGGGTCGAATATCGCACCCCCGATCCGAGCTGCAACGGCTACCTCGCCTTCGCCGCCCAGCTGATGGCCGGCCTTGACGGCATCGAGAACAAGATCGATCCGGGTCAGCCCCTCGACAAGGATATCTACGGCCTCTCCCCGGAGGAGCTCAAGGATGTGCCGAACGTTGCCCGCAGCCTCGAGGACGCCCTCAATCACCTGCGGGAGGACCATGCGTGGCTGCTCAAGGGAGATGTCTTTACCGAGGACGTCATCGAGAAGTGGATCGAGTACAAGATGGAAGCGGAGGTCAACCCGAACCGCATGCGCCCGACCCCGACGGAGTTCGCCCTCTACTACGATTGCTGATCAGCACCGCCGACCAGCAAAAAAGCCCCCGGAGTCTTCCGGGGGCTTTTTTGCATTCATCCCCGCTGCGGGTTGACAAGCTCTGACCGGGTGCTTATGTTGTGACCCGTTCCACCATCTTTTGCCCACAGGAGGGACCAGTCCGATGACGGTCAGCAAACGCAAGTTCAAGGCCGAGGTAAACAAGATTCTCGACCTGATGATCCATTCTCTCTACTCCCACAAGGAGATTTTCCTGCGCGAACTGATCTCCAATGCCTCGGATGCCATCGACAAGGCGCGCTATCTCTCCCTGACCGATAGCAGCATCAACCCCGACGGTTCGGATTGGCAGATCGAGCTGATTCCGGACAGTGCCACCGGGACCCTGACCATCCGCGACAACGGCATCGGCATGACCCGGGACGAGGCCGTCGAGGCCCTCGGCACCATCGCCCATTCGGGTACCAAGGAGTTTATGAAACTCCTTGAGAGTCGTGAGGTCAAGGACAACCCGGAGCTGATCGGCCAGTTCGGGGTCGGCTTCTACTCGGCATTCATGGTTGCCGACCAGGTCACGGTTCGTACCCGCAGCGCCCAGGCCCCCGCCGATCAGGCCGTGGTCTGGCAATCCGATGCCGACGGCAGCTATACCCTGGAGGATGGGGTGAAGGAGAGTCGTGGCACCGATGTCGTTCTCCATCTCAAGGAAGATTGCCAGGAGTTCCTGCAGGAGTGGGAACTGCGAAAAATTGTCAAACAGTACTCCGACTTCATCGAGTACCCGGTGGTGATGGCGGTCACCCGCAGCAAGCCCGATCCGGATGACAAGGAGAAGCAGGTCGAGGAGACCAAAGTCGAAACCCTCAACTCGCGCAAGGCGATCTGGCTCAAGGACAAGAGCGAAATCGGTGAGGAAGAGTACAACGAATTTTACAAGCATATCTCCCACGACTTCACCGACCCGGCCCGGGTTATCCATTACCGGGCGGAGGGGACCACGGAGTTCTCGGCTCTTCTCTATTTGCCGGCGAAGCGCCCCTTCGACATCTATTATCAGGACTACAAGGTGGGGCCGACCCTCTACGTGCGCCGGGTGCAGATCATGGATCACTGCGAGGCGATGCTGCCGCCCTACCTGCGCTTCGTCAAGGGGGTGGTTGAGTCCTCCGACCTCCCCCTCAACGTCAGCCGGGAAATCCTCCAGGACAACAAGACCGTCAGCGTGATCAAAAAGAGCATCACCAAGAAGGTGCTCGACACCCTGGCGGAGATGAAGAAGGAGGATGCTGCCGGGTTCGACGAGTTTTACAGCCAGTTCGGCCGCATCCTCAAGGAGGGGATTCACCACGACTTCGAGCGCAAGGATGCCATTGCCGAACTGCTCCTCTTCGAATCGACCAAAACCGAGGCGGGGAAGAAAATCACCCTCGCCGACTACGTGGCACGGATGGTCGAGGGGCAGGAGTCGATCTACTACATGACCGGGCCCGACCGGAAGACGGCCGAATCCTCCCCCTATCTCGAAATCTTCAAGGAGAAGGGGTATGAAGTCCTGCTGATGACCGACGATATCGATGACATCATCATCAGCCGTCTCGACAGCTACCAGGAGAAGCCCTTCCAGTCGGCGCTCAAGGGGGACCTCGACCTCGGTGACAGCAACAAGGAAGAGAAGCAGAAGGAATACGGCGGCCTGCTCGAAATGATGCAGGAGGAGCTCAAGGACCAGGTCAGTGCGGTCCGCATTTCCGGACGGCTCAAGGACTCAGCCGTCTGCCTGGTCGCCGGCGAACACGATCTCGACCCGGCGATGGAGAAGATGTTCCGCGCCATGGGGCAGGAGGTCCCCCGGGGTCAACGCGCCCTCGAGGTCAACTCGGAACATCCCTTGATCGTCCGCATGCAAGATCTTTTTGCCGCTGACGCCAAGAGTGCCCAGCTCAAGGAGTATGTGGAGCTGCTCTACGACCAGGCCCTCCTCCTCGAAGGGGACCGCCCCCGGGACCCGGTCGCCTTTGCCCGGGCGATGTCGAAGCTGATGGCGCAGGGCGTGACGGTCTGATCCGCAAGTACTGGCAGAAAACGACAGCAGGGGCCGCATTTGCGGCCCCTGCTGTCGTTTTTTCACAACTCTCCCCTAGTTGAAGAGCGGCAGATACTCCTCGTATCCTTCCCTGGCCAGATCGGCCGCGGGAATGAAGCGCAGTGCCGCCGAGTCGATGCAATAGCGCAGACCAGTCGGGGGCGGGCCGTCCTTGAAGACGTGACCGAGGTGGGAGTCGGCGTGCCTGCTGCGTACCTCGACGGTGGTGCCGAAGATGCCGGGGTGTTTCACCTCCACCACGTTCTGCTGGTTGAGCGGCCGGGTGTAGCTTGGCCAGCCGGTCCCCGAGTCGTACTTGTCGGTAGAACTGAAGAGGGGTTCCCCGGAGATGATGTCGACATAGATGCCCGCTGCATGGTTGTCCCAATACGGGTTCTTAAAGGGGGGCTCGGTGCCGTCCTCCCGCGTCACCTGGTACTGGATCGGGGTCAGCAGCCGGCGCAGAGTGGCGTCGTCGGGGATGGTGTAGGTCCGCTCCTTGTGGACCACCGGCGCCATCCCTTTAGCGGTCATGCCCGGCTCACCCATCTCCTTGCCGCTCTTCGGTTCCATCTTCATCTCCATCCCGTCCCGGCCGGCGGGAAGTTTGTCGACCTCGGCTTTCCCCCAGCTCTTTTCCAGAAACTGGTCCCGCCCCGAACCCCAGCGGTAGTAGTGATAGCGAACCGGGTTCTCCTTGTAGTAATTCTGGTGATAGTCTTCGGCCGGGTAGAAGGGGCCGAGCGGTTCGATGGCGGTGACGATTTTTTTACTGAAAGGACCGGAGACAGCGAGCTGTGCCTTGGAGGCTTCCGCTGCGCGCTGCTGCTCGGGGTTGGCGTAAAAAATCGCACTGCGGTACTGGGAACCGCGATCGACAAACTGGCCGCCGGCGTCGGTGGGGTCGATATGGCGCCAGAACCAGTCGAGGAGCTGCGGGTAGGTGATGCGTGTCGGGTCGTAGATCACCTTGACCGCTTCCACATGGCCGGTGCCACCGGCCGAGACCTGTTCGTAGCTCGGGTTGGCCATCTCCCCGCCGGTATAGCCGGAGATGGCGTCGATCACCCCGGGGAGTTTTTCAAAATCGGACTCGGTACACCAGAAACAGCCGCCGGCAAAGACGGCGCTGGCGGTCATCGCCGGGCCGGGGGGTGTGCCAGGGGCCGGATCTGCACCCCAGGCGGTCAGGCCGGTTAGCAAGGTTAGGGTCAGGGCTGCCAATGCAGTTACTATCGTTTTCATGAAGACCTCCCGGAACGGGTCCGTTAGGGCACCCGGAAACGTTGGTGAATTTCTGCTCTGTCTTGATAGACAGCATAATGCATCTGCGCAATGCCTGCTTAAATGCCGTGTAAAGATTTGATAAAGTTGGCCGGACCCGGCAGCGGCGCAAACCCGGCCATCGACAGTATAATGAACCGATGTCGTTTCGTGGCGGCGGGAGTGCCGAACGGGGAGCCGGGGGGGCGAAGGAGAATTTCATGATTGTCATCACGGGAGCGACGGGGCATATCGGTAGCCAGGCGGCCGAGCGCTTGCTCTCCATGGGCAAAAAGGTGCGGGTGATCGGTCGTCGCGCCGAGCGCCTGGAGCCGCTGGTGGCGCGCGGTGCCGAAGCCGGCGTGGGCGAGCTGGGTGATGGCGTCTTTCTTGCCGATGCCTTTGCCGGCGCCACGGCGCTCTTCGCCATGATCCCGCCGAACCATGGCGCCAAGTCGTTTCGCGGCTTCCAGAACGAGATCGGTGCGGCCATCGCCGCTGCGATCAGGGGCGCCGGCGTCACCCATGTCGTCAACCTCAGCAGCCAGGGGGCCGAGCTGTCGGCCGGCAGTGGCCCGATACTCGGACTGCGTGATCAGGAGGAGCGGCTGAACCGCCTGGCGGGGGTAAATATCCTGCACCTGCGGCCAGCCTACTTCATGGAGAACCTGGAGATGTCCATACCCCTTATTCGCAAAATGGGGATGACCGGTTCGGCGGTTCGCGGTGACCAGCCGATTGCCATGATCGCGACCTGCGATATTGCCGAACGGGTTGCCGAGCACCTGGCCCGGCGGGATTTCACCGGCAAGGTGGTCGAAGACCTGCTTGGGCCGCGCGATCTGACCTTCCGGGAAGCGACGGCCATCATCGGCCGTGCGATCGGCAAGCCGGGCCTCAAATACCATCAGTTCAACTATACCGAGGCCGAGCTGGGAATGTTGGCGATGGGGATGGGACGGGACGCCGCGCGCCTCTTCATCGAAATGAGCCGGGCCCTTAACGAGGGGAAATTTGCCGTTGGCCGGCCGCGAACCGACCGCAACACGACCGGGACCACCCTGGAGATGTTTGCGGAAGATTTTGCCCGGACCTTTGCCGCTGCTCGGGAATCATAGGGTGGCCTCGACCTAAAAGCAGAGACGCAACAAAAAGACCCGGGGCCGGCAGAAGCTGGCCCCGGGTCTTTTTGTTGCGGCGGGTAGCGGCGAGGCTCGTCAGAGCGCGTGTTTCTCCACATACGCCTTGACCGTTGCCGTGTCCGCAGCGATCACCTCACAGCGCTTCTCCCGCTCCTCAATCCCGGCAAGAGATGCCGGCCGCTGCGGATTTTTGCCGGTCGCATGCAGGACCGCCTCGGCGAACTTGGCCGGGTGGGCAGTGGCGAGGCAGACCACCGGGACTTCGCCGCCGGCGAGTTCTTTGGCCGCCCGGACGCCGACTGCGGTGTGCGGATCGAGGGTGTAGCCGGTGGCGGCGTAAAAGTCGCGAATCGTTGCCACGGTCTGAGCGGTATCGACGGTGAGGGCGAGGAAGTCGTCGGCGACCCTGGCGCGCTGCGCGGCGTCGAAAGGGAGACTGCCGCTCTTCTGGAAGGCGGCCATGGCTGCCTTGACCTGCGCGGGGTTTTCGTCGAAAAGGTAGAAGAGGTAACGCTCGAAGTTGCTCGCCACCTGGATGTCCATCGATGGCGACAGGGTCGGGACGACGCTGCCGACCGAGTAGTCGCCGTCTCGGACGAAGCGGGAGAGGATGTTGTTCTCGTTGGTGGCGAGGATCAGGCGCTTGACCGGCAGCCCCATGCGCCTGGCGATATAGCCGGCAAAGATGTCGCCGAAGTTGCCGGTCGGCACCGAGAAGTAGAGCTCCCGGCAGCCGGTGCTGCGCCGGATCTCGGCCCAGGCATGGAAGTAATAGACCACCTGCGCCAGGACCCGCGCCCAGTTGATGGAGTTGACGGCGCCGAGGGCGTACTTTGCCTTGAAGGCAAGGTCGCCGAAAATTTCCTTGACGATGCGCTGGCCATCGTCAAAGGTTCCCTCGATCGCCAGGTTGAAGACGTTGGCATCGGTCACCGTCGTCATCTGCAGTTCCTGGATCGGAGAGACTTTTCCATGGGGATGCAGGATGAAGATATTGATGTTCTGTTTGCCGCGCACCCCGTAAATTGCGGCGCTGCCGGTGTCGCCGCTGGTGGCGCCGATGATATTCATATGCTCACCGCGTTCGGCGAGCAGATACTCGAAGAGGTTGCCGAGCAGTTGCAGGGCGACATCCTTGAAGGCGAGGGTCGGCCCGTGAAAAAGTTCGAGAATGTAGACGCCGTCCTGATGGACGACCGGTGTCACCTCCGGGTGGGTGAAGCTGGCATAGGAGTGTTCGATCAACAACTTCAGATCGGCCGCAGGAATATCGGTGGCGAAACGCGAGATCACCTGGAAGGCGAGCTCGGGATAGGCGAGACTGGCCAGGGCGTCGAGGTCGCCGGGGGTCAGCGTCGGGATCGATTCCGGCAGCAGCAGGCCACCGTCATCGGCCAGTCCCATCATCACGGCGTCCTTGAAGGGGATGCCTTTAACGCCGCCGCGGGTACTCTGGTACTTCATGAAAGAAACTCCTCTCGGACCGGCCGCAGGCCGGGTTTGTTGAGGGGCAATCTTAGCAGGAAAGAACCGGGCAGGGAAGGGGGAAGGGAGCAGGAAAGCATGGTATTCATAAGTCCCATAGGAACTCTGGGGGCCATCGGAGCAATGACAATAAAACCCGGGGGAGCGGTTTCGCTCCCCCGGGTTTTCCGTGACAACAGTCGTTCAGTTTTCAGCGGTCGGCCAGTTCCTGGGCGTCCACTACCGCCACCGCGGCCATGTTGATGATGTCGCCGACATCGTCGCCGCGCTGCAGGACATGCACCGGTTTCTTCATTCCCATCAGGATTGGCCCGACGGTCTCGGCGCCGCCGAGCTTGTTGAGGAGCTTGTAGCAGATGTTCCCGGACTGCAGGTCGGGGAAGATCAGGACATTGGCATCCCCCTTGAGCTTGGAGAAGGGGTACTGGATCGCGGTCAGTTCCGGATCGAGGGCGACATTGGCCTGAATCTCACCGTCGACGATCAGGTCGGGGGCCCACTCCTTGACCAGGGCGGTGGCGCGCTTGACCTTGAGGGTCAACGGATGCTCGGCGCTGCCGAAGTTGGAGAAGGAGAGCATCGCCACCTTCGGCTCGACATCGAAGTGGCGGGCCTTCTTGGCGGTGAGGATGGCGGTCTCGGCCAGCTCCTCGGCGGTCGGCTCGATAGTCACCGTGGCGTCGGCGCAGAAGACGACCTGCTTCTTGAAGACCAGCATGTAGAGGCCGTGGACCTTGGAGAGCCCTTCCTGCTTTCCGATCACCTCGAGAGCCGGCCGGATTGTTTCCGGATAATGGTGGTTGAGGCCGGAAAGGAGCGCATCGGCGTCGCCGTGCTGTACCATCATCGCCCCGTAGTAGTTGCGGTTCTTCTTGATCAGCCGCTTTGCTTCGGCGCGGGTAATCCCCTTGCGCTGGCGCAGTTCGAAGAGCTCGTCGATATATTCGCCGCGGATGTCCGAGGTCGCCGGGTCTATGATCTGCACCCCCTTCAGGTCGAGACCGAGCTCCTGGATCTTGTCGTTGATCTCCTTGAGGTCGCCGAGCAGGATCGGGATCGCGATCCCCTCCTCGACCAGAACCTGGGCGGCGCGCAGGATTTTCTCCTCCTCCCCTTCCGGGAAGACGACCCGCTTCGGCTGGGCCTTGGCCTTGTTGATCAGGGTGCGCATGATCTCCTTGGAACGGCCCTGCAAGGCTTCCAGGTGCTCCTTGTACTTCTCCATGTTCTCGATCGGACGGCGAGCCACCCCGCTGTCCATCGCCGCCTTGGCCACGGCCGGGGCGACATGGAGCAGAACCCGGGGATCGAAGGGTTTGGGGATCAAATACTCGCGGCCGAAGCTGATCTCGACGTTGCCGTAGGCCTTGCGCACCGAGTCCGGGACGTCCTGCTTGGCAAGGTTGGCCAGCGCCAGGCAGGCCGCCATCTTCATCTCGTCGTTGATCGCCGTGGCATGGGTGTCGAGCGCGCCGCGGAAGAGGAAGGGGAAACAGAGGACATTGTTGACCTGGTTGTTATAGTCGCTGCGCCCGGTACCGACGATGACGTCGTCCCGGACCGCCTTGGCCTCGTCCGGAGTAATTTCCGGATCGGGGTTGGCCATGGCGAAGATCACTGGATCTTTGGCCATCGACTTGACCATCTCCGGAGTTACGGCTCCCTTGGCCGAGACGCCGAAGAAGACGTCGGCACCTGCCATGGCATCTTCGAGGGTGCGCGCCGCGGTATCGTTGGCGAGGCGCTCCTTGAAAGGGTTCATCCCTTCCTGGCGTCCCTTGTAGATGACCCCCTTGGTGTCGCAGGCGTAAAGATTTTCCGGTTTGGCGCCGAGGACCAGCGCCATGTTGGCACAGGCGATACCAGCAGCACCGGCGCCATTGACAACGATCTTCACATCCTCGATCTTCTTGCCGACGATCTCCAGGGCGTTGATGAGGCCGGCATTGGCGATGATGGCGGTGCCGTGCTGGTCATCGTGGAAGACCGGGATGTTCATGATCTTCTTCAGCTCTTCCTCAATGTAGAAGCACTCGGGTCCCTTGATGTCCTCAAGATT is a window encoding:
- a CDS encoding NUDIX hydrolase codes for the protein MSHPKTEMFEIVDEQDRVIGIAPRSACHGNPALVHRVAHVLVFRPGGELLLQKRSRHKDIQPGKWDTSVGGHLDPGEDYLAAAVREMREELGLRDLPLTFLYRSRIRNEIESENVATYLALHAGAIRFAAEEIEEVRFWRGAEIDAALGSGLFTPNFEMEWRLFLDWYRRRLGRTPTGITGGADFAELLREVIESEGER
- a CDS encoding P-II family nitrogen regulator, translating into MRKVEAIIKPFKLDEVKEALNEIGIQGITVSEVKGFGRQKGHTELYRGAEYVVDFIPKIKMEIIVRDDMVSKVVDTIAEAAKTGRIGDGKIFVTPVDEILRIRTGERGDDAL
- the htpG gene encoding molecular chaperone HtpG is translated as MTVSKRKFKAEVNKILDLMIHSLYSHKEIFLRELISNASDAIDKARYLSLTDSSINPDGSDWQIELIPDSATGTLTIRDNGIGMTRDEAVEALGTIAHSGTKEFMKLLESREVKDNPELIGQFGVGFYSAFMVADQVTVRTRSAQAPADQAVVWQSDADGSYTLEDGVKESRGTDVVLHLKEDCQEFLQEWELRKIVKQYSDFIEYPVVMAVTRSKPDPDDKEKQVEETKVETLNSRKAIWLKDKSEIGEEEYNEFYKHISHDFTDPARVIHYRAEGTTEFSALLYLPAKRPFDIYYQDYKVGPTLYVRRVQIMDHCEAMLPPYLRFVKGVVESSDLPLNVSREILQDNKTVSVIKKSITKKVLDTLAEMKKEDAAGFDEFYSQFGRILKEGIHHDFERKDAIAELLLFESTKTEAGKKITLADYVARMVEGQESIYYMTGPDRKTAESSPYLEIFKEKGYEVLLMTDDIDDIIISRLDSYQEKPFQSALKGDLDLGDSNKEEKQKEYGGLLEMMQEELKDQVSAVRISGRLKDSAVCLVAGEHDLDPAMEKMFRAMGQEVPRGQRALEVNSEHPLIVRMQDLFAADAKSAQLKEYVELLYDQALLLEGDRPRDPVAFARAMSKLMAQGVTV
- a CDS encoding hybrid sensor histidine kinase/response regulator — encoded protein: MNRFAPILVVDDSETQLAILRDALQNRGFQVETASNGIEAMTRVYHSPPGLILSDVLMPELNGYHLCRLLKNDPLTAAIPIILLTNLRERHDRFWGEKAGADRYLEKTTDLDPILDTVTELALHRAPQGLRRLPSKSRDLSSEDIQSRVTTILDRLLYESTISNEILKLTGLAHDGDQLVSEVLRFLSVICRHSAASLLFADGDDKYLLAIHSVAPLGEAALAAIREQTWAASERKEASAQVREILVPPDDPETSPLGDGLQLLHTLPISDQGTRLALFHDGAVKLTDGSRHSLTIVADRLQIVIGYLRKTREIEQVKADFVSMLVHDLRAPLTSIRGFTNILAEGIYGDINTEQKNALGNVESGCDRLLALIEDILDLSKLEAGKLKLHSSPLQLMPLLEKTLADLSPLFAEKSIQVELEIPEELPYLLADGKQLVRVFANLLSNAAKFTPADGRVVVSTSLPGGAESDLLQVSVTDTGEGIPVELQKLLFGKFQQLPSRGPFRKGTGLGLAICQEIIHLHGGRIWVESPLGPAGGSRFVFTLPLLD
- the glnA gene encoding type I glutamate--ammonia ligase, whose translation is MTPKDVVAFAKENNAQMIDYKFLDFVGIWQHFSVPVTEFSEDTFEEGIGFDGSSIRGWQPIHNSDMLLMPDPMTAKIDPFIEVTTLSLICDVIDPITREGYTRDPRFIAKKAEAYLKSSGIADTAYFGPEPEFFIFDDIRYGSSANESFYSIDSVEGAWNTGREEYPNLGYKPRHKEGYFPCAPTDSHVDLRNEMVQVLQSVGMRIEAAHHEVATGGQNEIDMRFDSLLKMGDTLQWFKYIVKNVAVRNGKTVTFMPKPLYGDNGSGMHCHQSLWKDGTNLFAGDGYGGLSKMAMYYIGGIMKHAKALCAFTNPSVNSYKRLVPGFEAPVNLAYSNRNRSASLRIPVTSNPKSKRVEYRTPDPSCNGYLAFAAQLMAGLDGIENKIDPGQPLDKDIYGLSPEELKDVPNVARSLEDALNHLREDHAWLLKGDVFTEDVIEKWIEYKMEAEVNPNRMRPTPTEFALYYDC
- a CDS encoding alpha/beta hydrolase — its product is MSLVVFAHGKESGPWGTKSLALAAVARRLGWRFLSPDLSGTRDAEERIERFLDALPADPGTLVLIGSSMGGYVATCASARLRPAGLLLLAPAFYLPGYRNQDPLPCAGHTVVVHGRDDDLVPPAHAWRFAERHGAEFHLLPDQHPLAGSVPFLEELLARLLRDLTPGIPFAAHL